In a single window of the Aminomonas paucivorans DSM 12260 genome:
- a CDS encoding phosphatidylglycerophosphatase A family protein produces MTNWFVSPPNPRAFRTWQGMVATCGGIGFSRIAPGTMGSLAALVVLLLFRRIPLWAIVLVSVVGAVAADRYARDTGREDPPEVVVDEVAGYWLAQWGLDPVLALGTFFLFRVLDILKPFPIRQFERLPGGLGILADDLVGGLLVNVIVRGVVYLLFSGGLARFYGCFGS; encoded by the coding sequence ATGACGAACTGGTTTGTGTCCCCGCCGAACCCCCGGGCCTTCCGGACCTGGCAGGGGATGGTGGCCACCTGCGGGGGCATCGGCTTTTCCCGGATCGCCCCCGGGACCATGGGGTCCCTCGCGGCCCTGGTGGTGCTGTTGCTCTTCCGGCGGATTCCCCTGTGGGCCATCGTGCTGGTTTCCGTGGTCGGGGCGGTGGCGGCGGACCGCTACGCCCGGGACACGGGGCGGGAGGACCCTCCCGAAGTGGTGGTGGACGAGGTGGCCGGGTACTGGCTGGCCCAGTGGGGCCTGGACCCCGTCTTGGCCCTGGGGACCTTTTTCCTCTTCCGGGTCCTGGATATCCTCAAGCCCTTCCCCATCCGCCAGTTCGAGAGGCTTCCCGGGGGGCTGGGCATCCTGGCGGACGACCTGGTGGGCGGTCTGCTTGTCAATGTGATTGTGCGTGGTGTAGTCTATTTGTTGTTCTCCGGAGGGTTGGCGCGCTTCTACGGGTGCTTCGGGTCTTAG
- a CDS encoding CinA family protein: MGTAEGCHDRIEDAVQSLAACLVEKASRKGITFAFAESCTGGRLCAAVTSVPGASVPFRGGLVAYSNEAKERFLGVPSEVFRAHGAVSAPCAEAMAAGARDRFGVSWAAAVTGIAGPDGGTPEKPVGTVWFALAGPGLVRTWKVLFSGDRVLIQTSAEEEALRKLLEAVET, from the coding sequence GTGGGAACTGCCGAGGGATGCCACGACCGAATCGAGGACGCCGTCCAGAGTCTGGCGGCTTGCCTGGTGGAGAAGGCTTCCCGGAAGGGGATCACCTTCGCCTTTGCCGAGTCCTGCACGGGCGGTCGGCTCTGCGCCGCCGTCACCTCCGTTCCCGGCGCCTCTGTCCCCTTCCGGGGAGGGCTGGTGGCCTACAGCAACGAAGCCAAGGAACGCTTTTTGGGGGTTCCCTCGGAAGTGTTCCGCGCCCACGGAGCGGTCAGCGCTCCCTGTGCGGAAGCCATGGCCGCAGGGGCCCGGGACCGGTTCGGCGTCTCCTGGGCGGCGGCGGTGACGGGGATCGCCGGCCCCGACGGGGGGACGCCGGAAAAACCTGTGGGGACCGTCTGGTTCGCCCTGGCGGGGCCCGGCCTGGTGCGCACCTGGAAGGTCCTCTTCTCCGGGGATCGCGTCCTCATCCAGACCTCCGCGGAGGAAGAAGCCCTTCGCAAGCTCCTGGAGGCGGTGGAGACATGA
- a CDS encoding PASTA domain-containing protein: MNRFFRFGMLLALLVILGSGFMALKIVFSESPDVEVPALAGLSMVEAVDSLEKLGLLAKVDQVDSTQGAGTVISQWPEAGEGVPKGKVVLLKVSKGGERLSLPDVRGLEFGEAVRRLSDGGFKVAEILRVADPLKAAGTVIAQNPAAPAMIPATTSVSLLVSEGEGKDGGLVPVPNLIGQPEETALEMLAQVGLSSDVTVRVRTTATPAGLVVGTAPRGGSKVPGGSKVTLRVAVEPTPAETSGTTEGQPPAETSPGETDSSTSVQEPAPSPTTQRVAPSPKPVPTSVPEPTKAPKAATPNAGEPRKVAKIRYQVPPLSHPLALRIEMADRGGNRVVKEMQAKGGEYLSLDVPFAGEARVTIYLGGEFVWQDRFE, from the coding sequence ATGAACAGGTTTTTTCGTTTCGGGATGCTCCTGGCCCTTCTGGTGATCCTGGGCTCCGGATTCATGGCCCTCAAGATCGTCTTCTCCGAGAGCCCCGACGTGGAGGTCCCCGCCCTGGCAGGCCTGTCCATGGTGGAGGCGGTGGACAGCCTGGAGAAGCTGGGGCTTCTTGCCAAGGTGGACCAGGTGGATTCCACCCAGGGGGCGGGCACGGTGATCTCCCAGTGGCCCGAAGCGGGGGAGGGAGTCCCCAAGGGCAAGGTGGTGCTCCTGAAGGTGAGCAAGGGAGGGGAGCGCCTCTCCCTGCCGGACGTGCGGGGCCTGGAGTTCGGCGAGGCGGTGCGCCGCCTTTCCGATGGGGGCTTCAAGGTGGCGGAGATCCTCCGGGTCGCCGACCCCCTCAAGGCCGCGGGCACCGTCATCGCCCAGAACCCCGCCGCCCCCGCCATGATCCCCGCCACCACTTCCGTCTCCCTCCTGGTGAGCGAGGGGGAGGGGAAGGACGGGGGGCTGGTGCCGGTGCCGAACCTCATCGGCCAGCCCGAGGAGACCGCCCTGGAGATGCTTGCCCAGGTGGGGCTTTCCTCGGACGTGACGGTCCGGGTGAGGACCACCGCCACCCCTGCGGGGCTGGTGGTGGGTACGGCGCCTCGGGGAGGCTCCAAGGTCCCCGGGGGGAGCAAAGTGACCCTGCGGGTGGCCGTGGAGCCTACTCCCGCGGAGACCTCCGGGACGACGGAGGGGCAGCCCCCCGCGGAGACGTCCCCCGGAGAGACGGATTCCTCCACCTCCGTTCAGGAGCCCGCCCCTTCTCCGACGACCCAGCGGGTCGCCCCGTCCCCGAAACCGGTGCCCACCTCCGTGCCGGAACCCACCAAGGCCCCCAAGGCGGCCACCCCGAACGCCGGGGAGCCCCGCAAGGTGGCCAAGATCCGCTACCAGGTTCCTCCCCTGAGCCACCCCCTGGCCCTTCGGATCGAGATGGCCGATCGGGGAGGCAACCGGGTGGTCAAGGAGATGCAGGCCAAGGGAGGGGAGTACCTGTCCCTGGACGTGCCCTTCGCCGGGGAGGCCCGGGTGACCATCTATCTGGGGGGGGAATTCGTATGGCAGGATCGCTTCGAATGA
- the thpR gene encoding RNA 2',3'-cyclic phosphodiesterase — translation MTGPSVRCFVCLVPSEEVQESLEAFLAPWRRQHRDLKWVRREQLHLTLKFCGEQPQETVDALGETLEGTVRALSSFSLAAVGTGCFPRTGTQRVLWCGLDGDRDALLRLVERVEEGAVAAGLERERRPFSPHLTLARLRPGQTLPRGFLDDFRHPEPFGTPWTAGEILLMRSDLGPQGPRYSLLGQIPLDGGDQHAPRGG, via the coding sequence ATGACCGGCCCTTCCGTGCGCTGCTTTGTCTGCCTGGTCCCCTCGGAAGAGGTCCAGGAGAGCCTGGAGGCCTTCCTTGCTCCCTGGCGGCGGCAGCACCGGGACCTCAAGTGGGTCCGCCGGGAACAGCTCCACCTGACCCTGAAGTTCTGCGGGGAGCAGCCCCAGGAAACGGTGGACGCCCTGGGGGAGACCCTGGAGGGGACGGTCCGCGCCCTGTCCTCCTTTTCCCTTGCCGCCGTCGGGACGGGCTGTTTCCCCCGAACCGGGACTCAGCGGGTTCTCTGGTGCGGGTTGGACGGGGACCGGGATGCCCTCCTTCGGCTGGTGGAACGGGTCGAGGAGGGGGCCGTGGCCGCAGGGCTGGAGAGGGAACGGCGTCCCTTTTCCCCCCACCTCACCCTGGCGCGGCTGCGTCCGGGGCAGACCCTCCCCCGGGGTTTCCTGGACGACTTCCGCCACCCCGAACCTTTCGGAACGCCCTGGACGGCGGGGGAGATCCTTCTGATGCGCAGCGACCTGGGGCCCCAGGGGCCCCGCTACTCCCTGCTGGGACAGATCCCCCTCGACGGGGGAGACCAACACGCACCCCGAGGAGGATGA
- the rimO gene encoding 30S ribosomal protein S12 methylthiotransferase RimO — protein MPSVFTLSLGCSKNRVDSERFLGILHEAGYRGTQDPRGADLCVVNTCGFLQSAVAENLDAILDLERMKERGEVGRIAVVGCLVNRYEAELRAELPTVDLLARAEDWEGFRRFLGVPRSSGCRMVLPGGDRFVRYLKVAEGCDNRCSYCMIPSIRGPLRSLPLRDLVREAEALVAEGAREICLVAQDLTAYGLDRGGRESLTDLLDALEPSLPGDVFLRLLYLHPERITPALLERVAKSPQIHSYLDVPVQHASPRILAAMGRPSDPETLARLFETARSIDPDFALRTTVMVGFPQETEADLSVLLRFLERVRFDRIGAFAFSPEEGAPAATLPHPVRPSTARRRLERVMDLGASLSFRRQRLFEGRLLSVLVERVEEGVLEGRSFREAPEVDGVVEIRGGDALLPGQRISVRILEALEHDLIGRYEQEEEQA, from the coding sequence ATGCCCTCCGTCTTCACCCTCAGCCTGGGGTGTTCCAAGAACCGGGTGGACAGCGAGCGGTTCCTGGGCATCCTCCACGAGGCGGGCTATCGGGGGACCCAGGACCCTCGGGGAGCGGATCTCTGCGTGGTGAACACCTGCGGCTTTCTCCAAAGCGCCGTGGCGGAGAACCTGGACGCCATCCTGGATCTGGAACGGATGAAGGAGCGGGGCGAGGTGGGGCGCATCGCCGTGGTGGGGTGTCTCGTGAACCGCTACGAGGCGGAGCTTCGGGCGGAGCTGCCCACTGTGGACCTCCTGGCCCGGGCGGAGGACTGGGAGGGGTTCCGTCGGTTTCTGGGCGTCCCTCGGTCGTCGGGGTGCCGGATGGTCCTGCCCGGGGGGGATCGGTTCGTCCGGTACCTCAAGGTCGCCGAGGGGTGCGACAACCGCTGCTCCTACTGCATGATCCCGTCCATCCGGGGGCCGCTTCGGAGCCTCCCCCTGAGGGACCTGGTCCGGGAGGCGGAGGCACTGGTCGCCGAAGGGGCCAGGGAGATCTGCCTGGTGGCCCAGGACCTCACCGCCTACGGCCTGGACCGGGGGGGCCGGGAGAGCCTGACGGACCTGTTGGACGCCCTGGAGCCATCCCTGCCCGGGGACGTCTTCCTGCGGCTTCTGTACCTGCACCCGGAGCGGATCACCCCGGCCCTGCTGGAGCGGGTGGCGAAAAGCCCCCAGATCCACTCCTACCTGGACGTGCCGGTGCAGCACGCCTCCCCCCGCATCCTTGCCGCCATGGGGCGGCCCTCGGATCCCGAAACCCTGGCGAGGCTCTTCGAGACCGCCCGATCCATCGACCCGGACTTCGCCCTGCGGACCACCGTGATGGTGGGGTTCCCCCAGGAGACGGAGGCGGACCTGTCGGTCCTCCTCCGCTTTCTGGAGCGGGTGCGGTTCGACCGGATCGGAGCTTTCGCCTTCTCCCCCGAAGAGGGGGCTCCCGCAGCGACCCTGCCCCACCCCGTGCGTCCCTCCACTGCCCGGCGTCGGCTGGAGCGGGTGATGGACCTGGGGGCGTCCCTTTCCTTCCGACGACAACGCCTCTTCGAGGGGCGGCTCCTGTCGGTCCTGGTGGAACGGGTGGAGGAAGGGGTGTTGGAGGGCCGCTCCTTCCGGGAGGCCCCGGAGGTGGACGGGGTGGTGGAGATCCGGGGAGGGGATGCCCTCCTTCCGGGACAGAGGATCTCCGTCCGCATCCTGGAGGCCCTGGAGCACGACCTGATCGGCCGATACGAACAGGAGGAGGAACAGGCATGA
- a CDS encoding helix-turn-helix domain-containing protein codes for MADPAGRRDGETRGEDLVALGRMLRELRIGQGFSLEDVERSIRVRVPFLKGIEEGRYEGMPDRVYVRGFVRTYCEFLHASDLWGRFERFLQDEETPIPPSGVLGSCTAPRKVFRRTSRLWVYLILLAALGAAGYLIWQQRAEVRSALDNAAISQPEVLSPTPPPPTPAPTVTPLSGAVSSGEPSIPTAPVSSGPASGDGAVGPASVDLSWMDRQSPDRTPAGASVPPVASTPVSGEAVPTGSLVLEARKVCWVKVSEKSGKVLFQGLLQQGESRTFQSSSVLRVRLGNGGATALRSGSQVLDPAGRPGIPVTLYLLPDGTLQKKRP; via the coding sequence ATGGCGGATCCTGCGGGGCGTAGAGATGGGGAGACCCGGGGCGAGGACCTGGTCGCCCTGGGGCGCATGCTGCGGGAGCTGCGCATCGGCCAGGGCTTTTCCCTGGAGGATGTGGAGCGGAGCATTCGCGTGCGCGTCCCCTTCCTCAAGGGGATCGAAGAGGGGCGTTACGAAGGCATGCCCGACCGGGTCTACGTCCGGGGGTTCGTGCGCACCTACTGCGAGTTTCTCCACGCCTCGGACCTCTGGGGGCGCTTCGAGCGGTTCCTTCAGGACGAGGAAACCCCCATCCCCCCCTCCGGGGTCCTGGGGAGCTGCACCGCCCCCCGGAAGGTCTTCCGGCGGACCTCCCGCCTGTGGGTCTACCTGATCCTCCTGGCCGCCCTCGGGGCGGCGGGCTACCTCATCTGGCAGCAGCGGGCGGAGGTGCGTTCCGCCCTGGACAACGCGGCCATCAGCCAGCCCGAGGTCCTGTCCCCCACGCCGCCCCCCCCCACCCCTGCCCCGACGGTCACTCCCCTTTCCGGCGCGGTGTCCTCGGGGGAGCCTTCGATCCCCACAGCCCCCGTCTCTTCGGGGCCGGCTTCGGGGGACGGGGCCGTTGGTCCTGCCTCCGTGGACCTTTCCTGGATGGACCGCCAGAGCCCCGACCGCACCCCGGCGGGGGCGAGCGTCCCTCCCGTCGCCTCGACCCCGGTTTCCGGAGAGGCGGTCCCCACGGGCTCCCTGGTTCTGGAGGCCCGAAAGGTCTGCTGGGTCAAGGTGAGCGAGAAAAGCGGCAAGGTCCTCTTCCAGGGGTTGCTCCAGCAGGGGGAAAGCCGCACCTTCCAGTCTTCCTCGGTCCTGCGGGTGCGCCTGGGCAACGGGGGCGCCACGGCCCTGCGGTCGGGAAGCCAGGTGCTGGATCCGGCGGGTCGCCCGGGGATCCCCGTGACCCTCTACCTCCTCCCGGACGGCACCCTCCAGAAGAAGCGGCCCTGA
- the rpe gene encoding ribulose-phosphate 3-epimerase has product MSLLPEGRRFLLAPSLLSANPLSVEASIARLGGEEDWLHVDVMDGHFVPNLTYGPGFVRALRARYPDAFLDVHLMVQPPEDFVDSFAEAGADLLTVHGEATPHLHRLLGRIREKGCAAGVSLNPGTPVEWIAPVLHLADLVLLMSVNPGFGGQKFLPEVLEKVTALCRRRAVRGESFLVEMDGGLGPDNVDLVVSAGCQVVVAGSAVFGAPDPAETLRRMRHSGEASTHGGSCGA; this is encoded by the coding sequence ATGAGCCTTCTTCCGGAAGGACGCCGGTTTCTCCTGGCTCCCTCCCTGCTTTCCGCGAACCCCCTCTCGGTGGAGGCCTCCATCGCCCGTCTGGGGGGGGAGGAGGACTGGCTGCACGTGGACGTGATGGACGGGCACTTCGTGCCCAACCTGACCTACGGCCCCGGCTTCGTCCGGGCCCTTCGGGCCCGGTATCCCGACGCCTTCCTGGACGTGCACCTCATGGTGCAGCCTCCGGAGGACTTCGTGGACTCCTTCGCCGAGGCGGGGGCGGACCTCCTGACGGTGCACGGGGAGGCGACCCCGCACCTCCATCGGCTCCTGGGACGCATCCGGGAGAAGGGGTGCGCCGCGGGGGTCTCCCTGAACCCCGGAACACCGGTGGAATGGATCGCCCCGGTGCTCCACCTGGCGGATCTGGTGCTGCTCATGTCGGTGAACCCCGGGTTCGGGGGGCAGAAGTTCCTCCCGGAGGTCCTGGAGAAGGTTACGGCCCTCTGCCGCCGCCGGGCCGTCCGGGGGGAGTCCTTCCTGGTGGAGATGGACGGCGGGCTGGGGCCGGACAACGTGGACCTCGTGGTCTCCGCAGGCTGCCAGGTGGTGGTGGCGGGAAGCGCCGTGTTCGGGGCCCCCGATCCGGCGGAGACCCTGAGACGGATGCGGCACAGCGGGGAGGCCTCCACCCATGGCGGATCCTGCGGGGCGTAG
- the recA gene encoding recombinase RecA, producing the protein MAKKKEALTREDVLDQAIDEIRAKFGDGAIMRLGEQAKACADVIPTGILPLDVALGIGGIPRGRVVEIFGPEGTGKTTLALHAIAEAQKAGGIAAFIDAEHALDPRLAAAVGVDTAALYLSQPDSGEQALYILDTLVRSGAVDLVVVDSVAALTPQAEIDGKMGEGTQVGLQARLMSYALRRLTAAISKSRTTVAFINQLRAQISTGYSQGPQETTTGGRALKFYSSVRIEVKRGKAVTQGEETIGHELWIRVVKNKQAPPFRGAHTTLIYGKGVPKAMSVLDMALDHEVVKRKGSWLAYKGETLGQGKESVSHYLSEHPELMDEITQDVLRTVVPGFELPEEKTDPVQEEAGFEGIPEDSKEEGLMELELEDEES; encoded by the coding sequence ATGGCCAAGAAAAAGGAAGCCCTGACCCGTGAGGATGTGCTTGATCAGGCCATCGACGAGATCCGCGCCAAGTTCGGCGACGGGGCCATCATGCGCCTGGGAGAGCAGGCCAAAGCCTGCGCCGACGTGATCCCTACGGGCATCCTGCCCCTGGACGTCGCCCTGGGGATCGGTGGGATCCCCCGCGGACGGGTGGTGGAGATCTTCGGGCCGGAGGGAACCGGCAAGACCACCTTGGCTCTCCACGCCATCGCCGAAGCCCAGAAGGCCGGGGGCATCGCCGCCTTCATCGACGCGGAGCATGCCCTGGACCCCCGCCTGGCCGCCGCCGTGGGAGTGGATACCGCCGCCCTCTACCTGTCCCAGCCCGACAGCGGAGAACAGGCCCTCTACATCCTGGACACCCTGGTGCGCAGCGGCGCGGTGGATCTGGTGGTGGTGGACTCCGTGGCCGCCCTGACCCCCCAGGCGGAAATCGACGGCAAGATGGGGGAGGGCACCCAGGTGGGTCTTCAGGCCCGCCTCATGTCCTACGCCCTGCGCCGCCTCACCGCCGCCATCTCCAAGAGCCGCACCACCGTGGCGTTCATCAACCAGCTCCGCGCCCAGATCAGCACGGGGTACAGCCAGGGACCCCAGGAGACCACCACGGGCGGCCGGGCCCTCAAGTTCTACAGTTCCGTGCGCATCGAGGTGAAGCGAGGCAAGGCGGTCACCCAGGGGGAGGAGACCATCGGGCACGAACTCTGGATCCGGGTGGTGAAGAACAAACAGGCCCCCCCCTTCCGGGGAGCCCACACCACCCTCATCTACGGCAAGGGGGTACCCAAGGCCATGTCGGTGCTGGACATGGCCCTGGACCACGAGGTGGTGAAGCGCAAGGGATCCTGGCTTGCCTACAAGGGGGAGACCCTGGGGCAGGGGAAGGAATCGGTCTCTCACTACCTCTCGGAGCATCCGGAGCTGATGGACGAGATCACCCAGGACGTGCTCCGCACCGTGGTTCCGGGCTTCGAACTGCCGGAGGAAAAAACCGATCCCGTGCAGGAGGAAGCGGGATTCGAGGGAATTCCCGAAGATTCCAAGGAAGAGGGTCTCATGGAGCTGGAGCTGGAGGACGAGGAATCCTAG